The sequence below is a genomic window from Thermodesulfobacteriota bacterium.
GGCCGCGAGCTCGCACATCTCCCCGGCGCCGATCACCAGGACCTGCTTGCCCTCGAGGCTCCCGAAGATCTTCCGGGCAAGCTCCACCGCCGCAAAGGAGATGGAGACGGCGGACTGGGCGATGCGGGTCTCGGTGCGCACCCGCTTGGCCACGCTGAAGGCCTTGTGGAGGAACCGGTTGAGCACGAGCCCCGTGGCGGCGCCCTCCGAGGCCTTCTCGTAGGCGTCTTTCACCTGGCCCAGGATCTGGGGCTCCCCCACCACCATGGAGTCGAGGCTCGACGCCACCCGGAAGACGTGGCGCACCGCGTCGGGGCCCGCGTACACGTACAGGTGGGGGCGCAGCGCCTCGTCGGGTACCGCGTGGTATGCGGACAGGAACCGGAACAGCCCCTCGATGCCCTCTTCCCTGCTGCGGGCGGCGGCGTAGATCTCCACCCGGTTGCAGGTGGACACGATCACCCCTTCGCGCACCGCGGGCACCCCCCGTACGCCGCGCAGGGCGTCCTGGAGGCAGTCCGCCGCGAAGGCGACCTTCTCCCGGATCTCCACCGGGGCGCTCTTGTGGCTCAGGCCGACGACGAGAATTTCCATGGAAAAGCCCGTATCCCTCAGCCGGTGTAGTAGATGTGGAGACTCTCGAGGCTGGGGAAGACCTTCGGGAGCACGAAGTTGACGCCCAGGAACGTGAACAGCACCGAGGCAAACCCGATGAGTGCCCAGATGGCGGCCCGCCGGCCCCGCCACCCCACCGTGAGGCGCCCGTGGAGGAGCGCCGCGTAGAGGAACCAGGTGATGAGGGACCAGGTCTCCTTGGGGTCCCAGCTCCAGTAGGTGCCCCAGGCCTGCTGGGCCCACACGGCACCGGTGATGATCCCCACGGTGAGCAGGGGAAAGCCGATGGTGAGGCACATGTAGTTGACCTGGTCGAGCACTTCCAGATTGGGCAGGCGGTGGAAGAGCTTTCCCATGCGCTTCTTGTTCTTGAGCTGGCGCTCCTGGATCAGGTACATGACGCCGGCGGCCGCAGCCAGCGCGAAGGCGCCGTCGCCGACGAAGATGAGCATCACGTGGATGGGGAGCCAGTACGAGTCGAGCGCCGGGGGCAGGGGCTCGATCTGGGAGGGCAGGCTCACCGCCGCCAGGACGAACGAGAGGGCGATCGGGCTCACGAAGGCCCCGAAGCTCGGCAGGTCGAACCGCACCTGGAGCACCAGGTAGAGGCCCACCACGCACCAGGCGAAGAAGCTCATGGCCTCGTGGAGGCTCGTGATGGGGGTGTACCCGGCCTCCACGAACCGCACCAGGATCCCCAGGGTGTGCAGGCCGAAGGCGCCCCAGGTCGCCCACGCCGCCCAGCGGCGCACGGCCTGCTTCAAGGCCACCACGTAGGCCAGGTGCAGTCCCGTGGCGACCAGGTAGACCGCCACGGCAATCTTCAGGATCCCGACGTTCATCTCGCCTCCGCAGGCGGGTTTCCCGCTGCGTGGAACCGGGTGGGACGTGAAACGTGAAAAGCCGGCTCCAACGTGCCACCCGCAACCCGCAACCCACAACCCACAACCCGCGCTACTCTCCCTTGCCGAACACCTCCGCGACCTTGCTTTGCGCCGCTTCCCGGTCGCCCCGGGCCAGATCCTCCAGGATGCCCGAGTCGAAGAGCGCCCGGAAGCGCTTGGGGTCCGAGGGGGGCGTGCTTTCGCGCAGCTGCCGCGCCACCTCCACCAGCTCCTCGAGCCCGCAGGGGAGCTCCCGGGCGATCCGGTCGCGTACCCACGCGGCCAGGGCCGGCACGGCTCCGCCGGTGGCCACCGCGACCGCCAGGCCTCCCCGGCGGTGTACGGCGGGCACGTGGAAGCCGCTGGCCTCCGGGTCGTCGGCGGCGTTGACCCAGGTTCCCCGGGCCGCCCCCCCGGCGATCACCTGCCGGTTCACCTCCGGGTCCGAGGTGGCGGCGAAAGCAAGGACCATACCCTCCAGGTCCCCGGGCTCGAAGCCCCGGGGCACCCAGCGGAGCCGGCCGTTCCCCGCCAGGAACCGCACCTCGTCTCCGGCCTCGGGCGCGACCACGGTGACCTGCGCCCCGGCAGCCAGGAGCCCCCGCACCTTGCGCCCCGCCACCTCGCCCCCGCCCACCACCAGGCAGGGGCGGCCCTCGAGCCGCAGGAAGAGGGGGTAGAGCTCAGGCACCGTCGCCCAGTTCCTCGAGCACCGCCGCGAAGAGCAGCGGCACCAGGAGCTCGTGGGGCCCGGTGAGGTGGTATCCTCGGCCCCCGCTCCCCGTGGGGCGCCCCACCACGTTGACCGACGGGCGGTAGTGGCGCACGAAGTCCAGGTTGGCCGTGGTGAAG
It includes:
- the ccsB gene encoding c-type cytochrome biogenesis protein CcsB; this encodes MNVGILKIAVAVYLVATGLHLAYVVALKQAVRRWAAWATWGAFGLHTLGILVRFVEAGYTPITSLHEAMSFFAWCVVGLYLVLQVRFDLPSFGAFVSPIALSFVLAAVSLPSQIEPLPPALDSYWLPIHVMLIFVGDGAFALAAAAGVMYLIQERQLKNKKRMGKLFHRLPNLEVLDQVNYMCLTIGFPLLTVGIITGAVWAQQAWGTYWSWDPKETWSLITWFLYAALLHGRLTVGWRGRRAAIWALIGFASVLFTFLGVNFVLPKVFPSLESLHIYYTG
- a CDS encoding bifunctional precorrin-2 dehydrogenase/sirohydrochlorin ferrochelatase, with translation MPELYPLFLRLEGRPCLVVGGGEVAGRKVRGLLAAGAQVTVVAPEAGDEVRFLAGNGRLRWVPRGFEPGDLEGMVLAFAATSDPEVNRQVIAGGAARGTWVNAADDPEASGFHVPAVHRRGGLAVAVATGGAVPALAAWVRDRIARELPCGLEELVEVARQLRESTPPSDPKRFRALFDSGILEDLARGDREAAQSKVAEVFGKGE